The Chloroflexota bacterium genomic sequence GAAAGCTTTGGCTTTGCAGGCATGTTTTTCAAAGAAGCTGATCCGAAAATCACGCGCTATTTGAAAGAACAAGGCTTGTTGTTCAAATCAGGGCGAGTGCTGCACACCTATCCATTCTGTTGGCGCTGTAAAACGCCGTTGCTGTTCTATGCCAAGCAATCGTGGTATATCCGCACAACCGCCTTGAAGCAACAGTTGATCGCCAATAATAAAAAGATCAATTGGGTGCCTGAGCATATCCAAGCTGGGCGTTTTGGCAATTGGCTCGAAAATAACATCGACTGGGCGATCAGCCGTGAGCGTTATTGGGGCACGCCGCTGCCAGTTTGGACCTGCGATAACTGTCAGCATATCGATGTACTTGGTTCGTTGGCGGAGCTTGGCGAACGTTGGGGCCAAGATACTGCCAATCTTGATATGCACCGCCCATTTGTGGATGCACCTAGCTGGTTGTGTCCTGAGTGCGAAGCTGGCACGATGCAGCGCATTCCCGATGTGGCTGATTGTTGGTTTGATTCAGGTGCGATGCCAGTGGCACAGTGGCATTACCCATTTGAAAATCAAGAACTGTTTGAAGTTGCCGGCCAAGCCGATTTTATCTCGGAAGCAATCGACCAAACTCGTGGTTGGTTCTACACCTTGCATGCAGTTTCAACCTTGCTCTTCGATCGCCCAGCCTACAAGAATGTGATCTGTTTGGGTCACTTGTTGGATGGCAAAGGCGAGAAAATGTCCAAATCCAAGGGCAACATCGTTTCGCCATGGGAAATGGTCGAGAAGTATGGCGCTGATGCGGTGCGCTGGTATATGTTTGCTGCTGGTCAGCCCTACAATCCACGCCGTTTCTCAGCCGATTTGGTCAGCGAATCGTTGCGTCAGTTCTTGTTGACCTTGTGGAATACCTATAGCTTTTTCACAACTTACGCCAATGTTGATGGTTGGACACCTGAATTGGCACAAGGCGATTTGGCAGCGATCGATCGCTGGGCGCTGGCACGGCTCAACGCCTTGGTGCGCGATGTGCGCAACGATCTGAGCAATTACGATATGAATACGCCAGCCAAGCGGCTCGAACAATTCGTTGACGAGCTTTCAAACTGGTATGTGCGGCGTAATCGGCGGCGTTTCTGGGGCAGCGACATGAACGGCGATAAGCAAGCTGCCTATTCAACCTTGTACACCTGTTTGGTCACGATTTCCAAACTGATGGCTCCATTCACGCCATTTGTGGCCGAATCGCTGTATCAAAATTTGGTGCGCAGCTACGACCAAACTGCCGCCGAAAGCGTGCATATGGCGCTGTACCCTGAAGCCAATTTGGCGCTAATCGATGAAGAATTGATTCGCAAGACCGACTTATTGCTCAAGGCTGTGAGCTTGGGCCGCGCCGCTCGCAAGAACGCTGGAATGCGCGTGCGTCAACCACTCAGCGAAGTTTTGGTGCGCTTGCCTCGCGGTGAGCAACTTGACGAACTGAGTGCTGAACTGAGTGACGAACTCAATATCAAGTCGGTGCGCTGGCTCGGTGTGGGCGATGGCTTGGTCAGCTATCGCTTCAAGCCTAATTTGCGCTCGGTTGGCAAAAAGTTTGGCAAACTGGTTCCAGCATTGCGCGAAGTGTTGGCGAATCTTAGCAGCGAGCAAGCCGCCGATGCAGCGCATAAAGTTGAAACCGGGGCCAGCTTCGAGGTTGTAGTCGAAGGCGAAACATTAACCTTGGCCGCCGACGATGTATTGATGGAAGCTTCATCGCCCGAAGGCTACGCTGTGGCCGAAGGCGAGGGCTTGTTGGTAGCCTTAGTTACGACGCTGACTGATGAATTGCTGCGCGAAGGCATCGCCCGCGAAATCGTGCGCAACCTCAACGATGCACGTAAGGCCGCCGATCTGGCGATCACCGACCGCATCAACGCAACCTTGGGAACCGAGGTTGATTTAGCGGCAGTTGTGGCTGAATACGCCGAGTACATCAAAGCCGAAACCTTGTGTGAGGTATTGAGCGTTGGTGATGCTAGTGCCGACCATCACACCAGCAGCATGGAATTGGAACAAGGCAAACTAAGCCTCGGCATTAGCAAAATCGGCTAATCCGAGTACAATCAATGCGGCGCATACAAAGCCTGTATGCGCCGCATTGATTCATTGTTTGCCAAAGGAATGTCCATGTTATTGCACATTATTTCCCCCACCGAGTGGCATCAAGCCCTAGCTGCTGGTGAATATCGCCCAGCCTCGTTGGCCGACGAAGGCTTTATCCATTGTTCAACTCCTGAGCAAGTGTTAACTCCCGCCAATTCGTTTTATCGTGGCCAAGCTGGCTTGCAGTTGTTGTGTATCGATCCTGCGCTGCTTCAATCCGAATTAGTATATGAAGATCTTATAGCGTCGGGTGTACAATTTCCGCATATCTATGGGCCGCTCAACCTTGATGCCGTGTATAAAATTGTGGAGTTTCCGGTTAATCCCGATGGCACATTTGATTTGCCAAAGCTAGATTAACTGGGGATCAGGGGGTTGGTTGTTGGGGATCGGTAATAACTATGGTTGTTATCGATCTCTATGTTGATCCACGAAGCGCACGAAGGTCACGAAGGGGTCAGGGGCCAGAGTTTAGGGATCAGGTTTTGTAACAGTGAAGCGCATGAAGTGTAGGTTTTTAGCTACGTATAATCCTCGGTCCTTATGCTATCGGATTAACGTCTGACCCCTGAATCCTGACCCCTAGCTTCAACTCTGCGTCAAAAACCGACCCCCAATTCCCAACCCCTATGTTCTATGCTCTTTAACGCCATAACTGTTCGGATTGCCATTCATCGTTGGCAGCGGCGAGGCATTGAAGTTTGGGCCACCAATAGACCTGATCCGCGCCATTGATTGCATGCTCGATCGGTTCAAACAGCATGTAAGCCAACATCAAACGATAATCGCTGCAAAGCTGTTGCCACGAGCAATCGATGCCTGCGCCGATTAAGCCTGCCAAATAGCGCCGCAACAGTTGCTCCTCGTAGAATGCGCGTTGGGTTGGATTCCAAAACGTTGCCAGCATAGTGACCAAATCGTAGGTTGGCAAATTAGCCGAAGCAGCGCCGAAATCTAGCAGATAGGCATGATCTTCTTGGGGATTTTTGGGGCAGAAAAATTGATTGAAAGTGCAAGCGCCATGCACGAGGGTTAATTGGCGATGGCTACTGCTGCGTGGCTCAAGCCAGCGTTGCCAAAGCGTCGGTAAGGCTGCTAGGGTTGAAGCCAAACGATCATGAATTGCATCAGTGAGAATTGTGCCATGCTGAGCCAGAAATTGCTGCCATTCAGCTTGGCGACGTTGCACATGCTGGGCATGCGCTGCTGAATCGTTATACCGCCCATCTACTGCAAACGGCGAATTAGCCGTACCAATTACGGGCGCTTGCCACCACGAACTATGCAACTGCGCTAAACCATCGATGCACATAAAACGACGCTGCTCATTGGGAACATGGTCGCCAGTAATTAATAATTGGCTATCAATTGCTGGTTCGTAGGTTTCGCTTAAATCGGCCAATAAAAGGTTAGAAACACCTGAAACTGGATCGTAGCTAGCACCAAAACACGGCACAAACGGCAAATGATTAAGATCGTTGGCCTGCGCATACTGATAAATTGCCACTTCATGAGCGCCATGCTGTTCATGATTGATTTTAAGCAGCAATTGACGTGGCGCTTTGATCGGCGTGCGAAACAATTGTAATTGAATATGACCAAGCTGCGAATTGGGCGTATGGTCTTCGATCAGCTGCATATGCTTGATCATGCCTGAACCTAACCAAGGCTGTAAGTGTTCGGTCATCCAAGCCAACGAAATATCGCCCAGCGAATGCAGGATGGTCATGATCGCTCCCTTTGCCGCCTATCGATCAATTTCCGCGATACCTAACATTCATTTGCTGCCCATGGGTCGCATTGATCGCATAGGTAATTCCTTGTTGCAGGCTACTATGCGTCATGATCGAGCGGAAATCAACCCCCAACGTAACCAAGGTTTGCGCCAATTCTGGCCGAATGCCTGTGATGATTACGCGTGCTCCTAGTAGCTGCACGCTAGTTGCAGCGCGAATCAACAGGCCTGCCACTTGAGTATCCATTACCGGAACGCCCGTCACATCGACAATTGCAATTTGAGCTTTGTTGGTATGCACGCCTTCGAGCAAGGTTTCCATAAATTGCTGTGCCCGTGCGGTATCGACGCTGCCAACTAACGGCAAGAGCACCACCGTGTCGGCAATTGGAATCAGCGGGGTTGAAAGCTCGATCAAGGCTTGTTGTTGGGTGCGAATAACTTCTTCATGCAAGCGTTGGCGTTCAGCCTCAGCCTGTTTTTGGTCGCTAATATCATGGGCAATCATCGAGAAGAAACTGGGCTGGTGGTCGATATCATAATGACATAACATTTGATACATCACTGGTAGCTTTTGGCCTTGAGCCGTTTTCAGTTGATGCTCGCCCATCCACGAGCCATGAATTTGGGCATGGTGTAAGGTTTTGGCTAGCCATGTTTGCTCGGCTTGGTCGGGGTGTAAATCGTGCCAGGTTAATTGACTGACCTGATCGGTTGGCTCAAGTTGCAACACGCGCCGCGCCGCTGGATTCAAATATTGCATCTGGCCTGACAAATCAGCAATCGCTACCAAGTCCGGGGTCGAACTTAGAATGGTATCGAAACGACCCAACAAGGCTTCAGCTTGCTTTTGTTGGGTAATATTTAACAGCAAACCATCCCATAAAATTGCCCCATTGGCCAATTTGGTAGGCCGCGAAGCACCTTGCAGCCAATTTTCTTGGCCATTGATATAAACTCGCCCTTCCCAGCGCCATGGTTCAAGCGTTTGCGCCGAAGCCATAATTGCCTCTTGAAAACGCAGTCGGTCGGCTGGATTGACGGCCTCGGTCACAATGCTGGCATTTTGCATAATTGCTTCTGGTTCTAGGCCATAAATATCGCGGCTGCCAGTGCTGACAAATGGAAAACGCATCGTATGATCTGGCTCAAGCAAAAATTGATAGACCATCCCAGGTACATTTTCGATGATCCGTTGCAGGCGAGCCTCGTTATCGGTTAGGGCTGCCGAGGCCGCTACTTCGTTGCTCAGATCGCGGGAAATGCCAACTGTACCGATGATCGAACCATCGTGATTGCGAATTGGGTGTTTGGTGGTGGCAAATAGATGCACTTCGCCGGTATAGCGCGTGACTGGCTCTGAATTGATCACCAAGGCTTGACCAGTTTGAAACACTTGAGCATCATCGCGAATATATTGCTCGGTATAGCTCGGTTGGTTAAAATCTGCGTCGATCAAATCTTGCAGCTGCTGGCTATCCATGCCATAGTATTCGCGAAAAGCGCGATTGGCGTAGCGAATATGCGAACTTGGGCCTTTGTATAAAATCAAATCGGGGATACTATCTAAAATCTGTTCGTAGATCGCGATCTGGGCACGCAAGTTGATGATGGTTTGTTGCTGGTTAATCGTCGTTTCATCCCGTTCCACATACACATCAGTCCCCATTACGTGCCTCCTCGATTTATTTTTTTGTAATTACTTTAGTGTCCCCCATGTGGGCTACCCTGCGCCTCCCACAAAGGTCACGATCTTATCTAGTACTTCTGGCGAATGGAGGATGCCACTATGGCCCAATTTGTTAGTGGCCAATAGTTCAGAGTTGGGCCAGTGTTGCTGCAATTCTTGACCATAGCGAAAATCAACCCGCAAATCATTGCGATCGTGGACAATCAAGGCAGGTGGTAGGTGCTGGGTCGGCATTGATTTCATGGCATAATGGCTGGCTGGTTGGCCAAATTGTCGCTGCAAGGCTTGCTCAAATAAACGCTTGAGCCGTTGCGATAAACCAAAACCATCAGCAAACGCCCCAGTCATATATTCGCCGCTGGTGGGTGCACCCATTAATACAACTCGCTGCGGCAAGCTGACCCCAAGCGTGCCGAGCATCCAAGCGCTGCAAGCCGCCCCAAACGAGTGCGCAATAATCACCTCGAACGGGCCAAGTTGCTGTACCGTTGCTGCCAAAGCTGCGCTAAAATCGGGGATGCTGGTGGTTTTGCCTTCGGAAGCGCCATGGGCTGGTCCATCGATCGCCGTTACTTCGTAGCTCAAACTTGCTAAGCGTGGAGCCAGCGCATGCCAGCGACGAGCATCGTGTTCCCAGCCATGCACCAACAATACTTTGCGCGAGCCAGCGCCCCAACGATAGGCTTGCAAACGCCGCCCTGCATGCTCAACATTCAAACGTTGGGCCGATTGGAGAAATTTTGAGGGTTTGGGGCTGGTTGCCCGCCGTGGTTGTAAAAAAAGCTGAAGCACCATGCGCCCAGCAAGTTGCGGCGCAAGATAGCTCAAGCCGCCGATGCCATTGCGCAGCAGCCGTGCTTGCCATGGAAGTTTAATTGATTGAGTTGCCATATGTTCCCCTTAGAAATTGCCAATTTGCAAATCGCCAAACGCATGGTAATTATTGTAATGAGCAATGTTACCACTGTCAACATTGAGGTAGCTACATGATGGAAGAACGGTATCATCACGGCGATTTGCGCCAAGCCCTTTTGACGCTTGCCAAGCAGCAGCTGACCAGCCAAGGGATCGAATCACTGAGTTTACGGGCGATCAGTCGCGAGGCTGGTGTCAGCCATGCAGCAGCCTACCGCCATTTTCCCAATAAAGAGGCCTTGGTGGCGGCCTTAGCCTGCGCTGGATTTGAGCAATTACAAATATTCGTTGCCGAAGAAGTGGCCCAGTACAGCGAAGATCCAACTGAGCAGTTTTTTCAATGTGGCATCGCCTATGTTACATTTGCGATCAACAATGCCACCTTATTTCGTTTGATGTTTGGAGTTTCGGGGGTTGATCGTTTGCAATACCCCGCCACTCATGCTGCTGCCCAAGCCAGTTTTGGGGTGTTAGTTGGCACAATTGAGCGCGGTCAAGTGGCGGGTCTGATTGGCTCAGGTGAACCACGCCAACTGGCATTTACGGCGTGGGCGGCTGTTCACGGTTTGGCAACCCTAGCGCTCCAAGATCAAATCACACCGCAAGGCACAATCGATCCCGAGCGCTTGGTGCGTAACAGCGCAAAATTGCTTTGGCATGGCTTGAAATATGGGCAAATTTAGGCCATATGGGCATCAAGCCATTCGATAACTAAGGGGATTAATGTGGTTTGTTCTGGCTCGTTCAGCACTTCATGATACAAGCCAGGGTAGCTATGCAGGGTTTTATCTTGCGATTTGAACAATCCAAAGGCGTGCATCGCCCCAGCGGGGCTAACCAAGCGATCGGCCAAGCCTTGCAAGAGTAGCACTGGCAAGCTAATTTCGTTGGCACGTTGGTCGATCACTCGTGTTGCATTGATCATGGAATTGCCCATTTGGGCTTTAATGCCACCTTTATAATTCAATGGATCAGCTTTGAAGGCCTCGACCACCTTGGGATCACGGCTATTCCACTGGGGATCGAATGGGGCAACTGGTAGGTTTGGCAGAAATTTGCTAATAAATGCCCCAACTTTTACCACGACTTTAGGAGTTGTGGCATCAACTTTGAAGGCTGGCCCAGTCAAAACCAAGCCATGCAAATTATGTCCATAGTCCAAGGTGTAGAGCGTGCTGATCAAGCCACCCATGCTATGGCCAAGCATAAATAACGGGCCATTTGGCTCTTTATCGCGCACCAATCGCACAAAACTGGCTAAATCGTTGACAAATTCATCAAAATGTTTGACCGTTGCGCGATTGCCTTGCGATTGCCCATGGCCACGATGATCAAGCGCCCAAACGCTATAGTTGGCCGTCACCAAAGCCTCGGCCACATGCTGGTATCGCCCGCTGTGCTCGGCATAGCCATGCACCACCACTACCGTGGCTTTGGGTGCAGATGGCCGCCATGTTTGATAAAAAATCGTCGTGTTGTTGCCACCTGTAAACGTTGCCGTTGTATGTTCCATGCACTAGCCTTTCTAAACGAGGGGTCAGGGGTCAGGGATCAGGATTGAAACCACGAAGGGCGCGAAGCACACGAAGGATTCTCATTCCCGCATTCGTGCATGTTATTCCTAATTCCGCTAGAGTAAAGTCTGCCCCTGATCTCTAACCCCACCCTCATAACTTTGCGCCTCTGCGTTAAATAGTCTGACTTCCTAGCCCCTGATCTCTGACCCCTGACCCCTAGCCTCAACAAGTTCCGCGTACACCGCCCGAATTTGGGCATATTTGTGCTCCCAGGTTAGCTCGGCCAAGGTTTGGGTGTAGCCCTGCTGGCCAAGTCGTTGGGCTAATTCAGGGTTGGTCAGCAATTTGGTCAAGGCTGCTGTAAGTTGGGCAACATTGCCATAATCAACCAACAAGCCTGTTTCGTTCTCACGAATCACCGCTGGAACGCCGCCAGCTCTGGCCCCAATCACAGGCAAACGATACAACCAAGCCTCAAGATAGACAATTCCAAATGAATCGGTGCGTGAGGGCATGGCGAACAGCGTAGCAGCGGCCAAAGCATCGCGTTTGCGTGCTTGCGGCGCTCGCGCAAACACATGAATCCGCTGTTTGCTGACAGGATCAAGCGTTTCCCAAAGCTGCTCAAAATGGGCCATCGGCGTGCCAACCATCACCAGATGCTCGCTGCGCCCGTTCGCCCAAAGCTGCTCCATCGCACGAATCAGGTCGAATGCACCTTTTTCTTTGGCCAAGGTGCCGATATACAGCACAAATGGTTGTTGAATGCCGGTTTCTTGGCGAAAACGCTCGGCATTGCCGCCCGCCAATTCATGCGGCTCAACTCCCACCCCAATGCAACGCAGGCTTGATCGCGAAATTCCACAATCAGCCAGATAATCGGCCTCAAGCGGCGTTTGCACGATTACCCGATCAGCTTGCTGCATTAACTTAATATGATGCGGCATCGTGTAATAGCGCACTAACGAGCGATCGCCAGGCACGCCTAAATGGACGTATGGCGAAAGTACAAACGGAATTTTAGCCTGCTTGGCATATTTTAGCGCCGGAATCAGCATAAAATCTAAGGTAATGTTGGCTGCATGGATCAGGTCAAATTGACCAACTTCTTGGCTTAGGGCACGATTGAAGGTTGGCATGCGCGGCGTAATTTGACTGAGCGCCATCAACAAGCTGCTGGTGGCTGGCAAACGCCCAAATTCGAGCATTGCCCGACGCAAAATTGGGTAGACCAAGGCTGGGCCTGGTGCACGCACGACCGGAAAGCGCCGAATCGCTACGCCATTGTGTTGCTCAGTTGGCTGATCGATGGTGCGCCGACCGCTCGCCCAAAAATGGTCAAGATCCCATGCATTGCTTGTCCAAACATCGACCGTATGCCCTTCGGCTGCCAACCGTTCAGCAATTACTTGGCAAACCTGCTCCGAACCGCCGATATACGGGTAATAGCGCTGAATAACTTGTAAAATCCGCATGAATACTCGCTAACGGCCACAACCAGCAGGATTTTTGGCTTGGGCATACAGCCGATCAAATTCAGCCAAATAATGGCGAGCCAAATCGGGATCAGTAATAATCAATAAATTTTCATCGTTATTATTTTCAGCTGCCGCAGTAAAATTATACGAGCCAGTAATCACAATCTTTTCGTCGATTACCATTGTTTTATTATGCAAAATATAACAATTAGCATCACGTAAAATCGGAATTCCAGCATCTTCTAAAATACCAAACTCCGAGCCAGTGCCATCGGCGTTGCGAGCTTCCATCACAACTTGAACTTCTAAGCCAGCTTCATGGCGATCGATTAAGGCTTGGGCGGTATCATCGTCGGTAAATGAAAATGCGAGCACGTTGACCGATTGTTTGGCTTTTTTAATATAATTGACAATTTTGGAACGCGGCTTATCGACTGGCGAAAAATAAGTTTCAATCTGCACCCCACCAGCCAATTTAATGACTGGGTTGGGCGTATTTTTGGGTGCTTTACTACCCATTTTGCCAGCATATAAATCGAGAAAACGCTGACGATAATTAGCGACCAGCTCTGGCACAGTTGAACGAATCATATTATTGTTGTTACGATAAACGTCGTTTACAACCAAATTCATCGAGCCAGTCCAAACAATTGTATCGTCAATGACCACGATTTTGTTGTGCATAAACGCTGAGCGTTCATCCCACGTAATTGGGATTTTAGCTGCTTCCAAGCGTCCAGTCGTTTCGGCAACTTCTGGCGAAGCCAAATTTTCATCATCAACCACGAGCTGAACTTTGACTTTACGCTTTTTGGCGCGAATCAAGGCATCGGTCATCAATTCTAAATCAAAATCGAACGATGCAATATAAATCGTGCTTTTGGCAGCATCAATATCGGCGATCATCGCCGCATCAACCCCACCTTTACGTCCAGCTGCTTTTTCAGGGTAGTTTGGGCGGGTAAAAAATACCTGATACCACGCCCCTTCGGCGACATAGGCTTTAGCTGGATCAAGCGCCGCGATCACATTATTGGGATCAGCCATTGTTGGCGCGTTCGTGGGTGTCGTTGGCCCAGCCACGCTGGTTGGTTCAAGGCTAGTACGGCCAAGCCAACGATTAAAATAGCCCGCCTGATAGGCATAAACCAACCCAGCAATCACCAGAATCACGACAATTTGCCAAGGCTTGAGCTTCGTGGTTGATGTGCTACGCGCCATATTCCAGCCTTTCGATATGTGGGTAGGGGGTCAGGGGCTAGGGATTAGATTTTTTTAGCCACGAATTGCACGAATAATCTTATAACCTCTAACCCCATATATGCTCTATGCTCTATGCTCTATGTTCTTATCCTCGCCAACCACGACGACGCTTGATGCGGTGTGAGCGAGGTCGAGCATTTGCGCCCAACATTTGGCCCATACGGTCGAGTTTGGCAGCGATCACACTTTGTTTGGCGGCTTGACCTGCCCCATCAAGCACATTCTGGCCAAGCTTGCTCATTTGTGCGACCACACTTGGAATTAATTGGCTTAGGGCATTGGCTGCCGCCTGACCAACTTGGGCAGCTGGCTCGGCGGTTTGCGGTGTTTCAGTAACAATCGCTTGATGCGCTTGATTCAGCGCTGAATTGGCTGCTGCCAGCACCTCGCTTACCTCAACAATATCATCACGATTGGCTTGACGCGCCGCTTGGAGTACATCGGCCTCGGCCACCCCAGCCTGAAGTTGTTGCTCAGCCCAACGCAACAGCGCTTTAGCCGTCACATCAGTCAAATTGTCGGTCAAACGTTCATTGTTGGCGAGGCGTTCAAATGCCGCTTGGCGATCAAGGCTCATTGGAATCCTCCTGTTGATCAATCTTGTGATCAGTTCAACCGATACCATTGGTCTTATGGGCGACGCACCCCAAGCACAATCACGCTACCACGAGGAATCAAGGCTCCATTATCGATTGGCTGACCATTGGCGGTCGCACTCACCACCGTATTCGCCGCGATACTATCAAAGTTAGGAATCAAATCTGGTCCTTGCTCATCAACAATATCGAGGCGTAAATCGCTGCGCGTTGCCAAAATCGCCTCAGCCTCAGCCCGCTGGCGGCCAATCAGATCAGGGAAAATCACCAGATCGCCGACGCTCACGACCAATTCAATCTCGCTGCCTTGGGCCAATTTCAAGCCCGCTGGCGGATTTTGGCGCAAAACAAAGCCTGCCGGAATGGTTTGATCGGGCGTGTCAGTGCGCCGAACTTTAAACCCAGCGCGAATCAACGCATCCGAGGCCGCATCGAATTGTTGGCGGGTTACATCGGGAATTTCAACTTGGGCTGGCCCCAAACTCAAGGTAAATGGAATGACCGTGCCTTTGGCAACCTTCGTTCCTGCAGCAACATCTTGGCCGATCACGGTTGCGGCTGGCGCAAGATCGTTGCGTGGCTCTTTACGTTGTTCGCCAAGCTCAAGCGATTTGAGCAGATCAAGCGCTTCGCTTTCGGTTCTGCCAACCAAATCGGGGACTTCAACCATCTCTGGGGCTGGAGTTGGCTCACCAGTTGGCGTAACTTGGGTCGGCTTGTTTCCACCAAAAGCCTGGCTGATCGATTGCATCACATCAGTAAACATCAACACATAAACCAAACCGCCAATCCCAACCAATAAGAAGGTGGCAATCACCCATAAGCCGCAACCAGACGATTGACGTGCTTGGGGTTGGTTCATTGGCACGGGCTGTTGGGCTGCCAAGGGCGGAGCATAATTTTGGCGCGGGCGCGCTTGCGGCGCTGGTTGTTGACGGGGCGGACGCACCTCGGCAGGCTCTGGGGTTTGCGGCAAACGCCCGGCATTCGACGAAGGCACAGCCATGGTCGCTTGGTTGCCGCGCTCACGATAGAGCCGCAATAACTCGGCAAATGCCCGCGCCGATTGTGGGCGCTGAGCCGGATCTTTTGACATCGCTTGGAGCACAATCGCCTCAAGCTGTGGTGGAATCGACGGATTATAGCTGCGCAAAGGTGGCGGCGCTGCTTGGATATGCTGCAAGGCGACGGCTAAAGGCGAATCGCCACTAAACGGCAAACGTCCGGTCAGCATCTCATAGGTCAGTACGCCTAAGGCATAGACATCGGAAAGTGGGGTTGCGCCCAAACCTTGAGCCTGTTCTGGCGCAAGGTAATCGGCAGTCCCAAAGGTTGTACCTGGGTCGGTTAATGCCGAAGATTGCTTGCTTTTGGCGATGCCAAAATCGCTGAGCCGCGCATAATCATTAGCATCAATCAAGACATTTTGCGGCTTGACATCGCGGTGCACCAAGCCGCTATCGTGGGCTGCTTGCAAGGCCTCAGCCACTTGACGCACAATCGCCAAGGTGCGGGGCACTGGCAAGGGTGCTTGCAACGAAATAATTTCTTTGAGATCGGTACCTTGGACATATTCCATTACAATATAGTGCAGATCGCCCTCAGCCCCGATATCATATACCCGCACAATATTGGGATGCCCTAATTGGGCGGCGGCATCGGCTTCGTGCTTAAAGCGGCGCAAAAATTGTTCATCACTGGCATATTGACCATGTAACACTTTAATTGCAACTGGTCGATTGAGTCGCAAATCGCGCCCAAGATAGACCGTTGCCATGCCGCCTTGGCCTAGTTTTCGCTCTAATTGATAGCGATTATTGAGAATTCGTGGTTGTTCGCTCATCGCCCCACTAATACTCCTCGTCGCTCAATGGCGACAGCAACGATTGCTCAGACGCATGCCAAATCGTAACATGCGGGTGCAAATCAGGCTCAGCTAGTTTATGTAAGTAACAACGCAAACGTGGCAAATGAATAATATCGTCGCGATTGTAACGTAATAATAAATCTAAAGCGTTTTGATCGTTATAGTTTTCGTAGGCTTGCCACAAACGCAAGGCATCACGACCATCAATCCCATGGGTAGAACGCGCAATTCCGATCTTTTGTTCAACAACTTTCAAGCCACCGCGCAGATTTTGCCGCCGACATTCGCGCAAGAGATCGCAATGCCCAAACTCGCGCTTTAAATCTGCGCCCAAGGCTTTGTAAATAATTGGCAGATCAAAACTTGCTCCATTAAAGGTATAGATCGTTTCGACTCCTGCCAAGGCCGCGTACAAGTTAACATCACTAACCCCAGCGCCAACCAGTTGAACTGTACCACGCCGGGGCAAGTAAATCCCAATCACGCTAATCGTGCGCTGCCAGGTTGTTTCAATATCAAGGTATGCGTCCATAATTTGCGAGGGGTCAGGGGTCAGGCTCTAGGGATCAGGAACGTAGCTAGATTATTGAGTTTATAGCAATTCATACCTAGCTAACTTATCATTCAAACCAAACAATGGATACATGCTGACCCCTAGTTCCTAGTCCCTAATCCCTCATTTACAACTCCAACATCTCGGCGACGTGCAAGGCTCGAATCAGCGAACCAGCTTTGTTGCGGGTTTCGAGATCTTCCAA encodes the following:
- a CDS encoding PAS domain-containing protein, encoding MGTDVYVERDETTINQQQTIINLRAQIAIYEQILDSIPDLILYKGPSSHIRYANRAFREYYGMDSQQLQDLIDADFNQPSYTEQYIRDDAQVFQTGQALVINSEPVTRYTGEVHLFATTKHPIRNHDGSIIGTVGISRDLSNEVAASAALTDNEARLQRIIENVPGMVYQFLLEPDHTMRFPFVSTGSRDIYGLEPEAIMQNASIVTEAVNPADRLRFQEAIMASAQTLEPWRWEGRVYINGQENWLQGASRPTKLANGAILWDGLLLNITQQKQAEALLGRFDTILSSTPDLVAIADLSGQMQYLNPAARRVLQLEPTDQVSQLTWHDLHPDQAEQTWLAKTLHHAQIHGSWMGEHQLKTAQGQKLPVMYQMLCHYDIDHQPSFFSMIAHDISDQKQAEAERQRLHEEVIRTQQQALIELSTPLIPIADTVVLLPLVGSVDTARAQQFMETLLEGVHTNKAQIAIVDVTGVPVMDTQVAGLLIRAATSVQLLGARVIITGIRPELAQTLVTLGVDFRSIMTHSSLQQGITYAINATHGQQMNVRYRGN
- a CDS encoding TetR/AcrR family transcriptional regulator, whose protein sequence is MMEERYHHGDLRQALLTLAKQQLTSQGIESLSLRAISREAGVSHAAAYRHFPNKEALVAALACAGFEQLQIFVAEEVAQYSEDPTEQFFQCGIAYVTFAINNATLFRLMFGVSGVDRLQYPATHAAAQASFGVLVGTIERGQVAGLIGSGEPRQLAFTAWAAVHGLATLALQDQITPQGTIDPERLVRNSAKLLWHGLKYGQI
- a CDS encoding alpha/beta hydrolase; the protein is MEHTTATFTGGNNTTIFYQTWRPSAPKATVVVVHGYAEHSGRYQHVAEALVTANYSVWALDHRGHGQSQGNRATVKHFDEFVNDLASFVRLVRDKEPNGPLFMLGHSMGGLISTLYTLDYGHNLHGLVLTGPAFKVDATTPKVVVKVGAFISKFLPNLPVAPFDPQWNSRDPKVVEAFKADPLNYKGGIKAQMGNSMINATRVIDQRANEISLPVLLLQGLADRLVSPAGAMHAFGLFKSQDKTLHSYPGLYHEVLNEPEQTTLIPLVIEWLDAHMA
- a CDS encoding glycosyltransferase family 4 protein, producing MRILQVIQRYYPYIGGSEQVCQVIAERLAAEGHTVDVWTSNAWDLDHFWASGRRTIDQPTEQHNGVAIRRFPVVRAPGPALVYPILRRAMLEFGRLPATSSLLMALSQITPRMPTFNRALSQEVGQFDLIHAANITLDFMLIPALKYAKQAKIPFVLSPYVHLGVPGDRSLVRYYTMPHHIKLMQQADRVIVQTPLEADYLADCGISRSSLRCIGVGVEPHELAGGNAERFRQETGIQQPFVLYIGTLAKEKGAFDLIRAMEQLWANGRSEHLVMVGTPMAHFEQLWETLDPVSKQRIHVFARAPQARKRDALAAATLFAMPSRTDSFGIVYLEAWLYRLPVIGARAGGVPAVIRENETGLLVDYGNVAQLTAALTKLLTNPELAQRLGQQGYTQTLAELTWEHKYAQIRAVYAELVEARGQGSEIRG
- a CDS encoding alpha/beta hydrolase — encoded protein: MATQSIKLPWQARLLRNGIGGLSYLAPQLAGRMVLQLFLQPRRATSPKPSKFLQSAQRLNVEHAGRRLQAYRWGAGSRKVLLVHGWEHDARRWHALAPRLASLSYEVTAIDGPAHGASEGKTTSIPDFSAALAATVQQLGPFEVIIAHSFGAACSAWMLGTLGVSLPQRVVLMGAPTSGEYMTGAFADGFGLSQRLKRLFEQALQRQFGQPASHYAMKSMPTQHLPPALIVHDRNDLRVDFRYGQELQQHWPNSELLATNKLGHSGILHSPEVLDKIVTFVGGAG